In one window of Erwinia tasmaniensis Et1/99 DNA:
- the rpe gene encoding ribulose-phosphate 3-epimerase, with the protein MKQFLIAPSILSADFARLGEDTARALAAGGDVVHFDVMDNHYVPNLTMGPMVLKALRDYGVTAPIDVHLMVKPVDRLVPDFAKAGASYITFHPEASEHVDRTLQLIREHGCKAGLVLNPATPLSILDYVMDKLDVILLMSVNPGFGGQSFIPGTLNKLRQVRERIDHSGYDIRLEVDGGVKADNIGEIAAAGADMFVAGSAIFGHPNYKKVIDDMRTELEKSRHGAFH; encoded by the coding sequence ATGAAACAGTTTTTAATTGCCCCATCAATTCTTTCCGCAGATTTTGCTCGACTGGGAGAAGATACCGCCAGGGCGCTGGCTGCAGGCGGCGATGTCGTGCATTTCGACGTGATGGATAATCATTACGTTCCCAATCTGACGATGGGGCCAATGGTGTTAAAGGCCCTGCGCGATTATGGCGTGACCGCCCCGATCGATGTCCATCTGATGGTGAAGCCGGTTGACCGCCTGGTGCCTGACTTTGCCAAAGCGGGTGCCAGCTATATTACCTTCCACCCTGAAGCCTCCGAACATGTTGACCGTACTTTGCAGCTGATCAGGGAACACGGCTGTAAAGCGGGACTGGTACTGAACCCGGCAACGCCGCTTAGCATCCTCGACTATGTGATGGATAAGCTGGACGTTATTTTGCTGATGTCGGTGAATCCCGGCTTCGGTGGGCAATCCTTTATCCCCGGCACGCTGAACAAGCTGCGCCAGGTGCGCGAGCGGATTGACCATAGCGGCTATGATATACGACTGGAAGTGGATGGCGGCGTGAAGGCCGACAATATTGGTGAGATCGCTGCCGCAGGGGCCGATATGTTTGTTGCCGGCTCGGCAATTTTTGGTCATCCGAACTACAAGAAAGTTATTGATGATATGCGTACTGAACTGGAGAAATCTCGCCATGGGGCATTTCACTGA
- the aroB gene encoding 3-dehydroquinate synthase produces MERITVTLGERSYPITIAAGLFSDPTSFWPLKAGEQAMLVTNQTLAPLYLDTLCARLEGAGVIVDRVILPDGEQYKTLAVMDQVFSALLAKPHGRDTTLIALGGGVIGDLTGFAAASYQRGVRFIQVPTTLLSQVDSSVGGKTAVNHPLGKNMIGAFYQPAAVVVDLDCLDTLPARELSSGLAEVIKYGIILDGDFFSWLEKNLDALLALDGTAMSRCIRRCCELKAEVVAADEHEHGLRALLNLGHTYGHAIEAHMGYGNWLHGEAVAAGMVMAARTAERLGQFNPQDTDRIISLLQRAGLPVKGPESMTAEEYLPHMMRDKKVLAGEMRLVLPLEIGRAELRRGVAHDIVLASIRDCQ; encoded by the coding sequence ATGGAGCGGATTACCGTAACTCTTGGGGAACGCAGTTACCCCATTACCATCGCCGCCGGGTTGTTCTCCGATCCGACCTCTTTTTGGCCGCTTAAAGCGGGCGAACAGGCTATGCTGGTGACTAACCAGACGCTGGCACCTCTTTACCTTGATACGTTATGTGCCCGGCTTGAGGGCGCAGGCGTAATCGTCGATAGGGTTATCCTGCCGGACGGTGAGCAATACAAAACCCTGGCGGTTATGGACCAGGTGTTTAGCGCACTGTTAGCTAAGCCACACGGACGTGATACCACGCTCATTGCGCTGGGCGGGGGGGTCATTGGCGATTTAACCGGTTTTGCCGCTGCCAGCTATCAGCGTGGCGTGCGGTTTATCCAGGTGCCAACAACACTGCTGTCGCAGGTGGACTCATCCGTTGGCGGTAAAACGGCGGTTAACCATCCGTTGGGCAAGAACATGATTGGTGCCTTCTATCAGCCTGCTGCGGTCGTGGTCGATCTCGATTGCCTGGATACTCTGCCCGCGCGCGAGCTTTCCTCCGGGCTGGCGGAAGTGATTAAGTACGGCATTATTCTCGACGGTGATTTCTTTAGCTGGCTGGAAAAGAACCTCGATGCGTTACTGGCGCTGGACGGCACGGCGATGTCCCGGTGCATTCGACGCTGTTGTGAATTGAAAGCTGAAGTGGTCGCAGCCGACGAGCACGAACATGGCCTGCGTGCATTGCTGAATCTCGGCCATACTTATGGTCATGCTATCGAAGCGCATATGGGCTACGGTAACTGGCTGCACGGCGAAGCGGTAGCGGCAGGGATGGTGATGGCGGCCAGAACCGCCGAACGTCTTGGGCAGTTCAACCCACAAGATACCGATCGCATTATCTCCCTGTTGCAGCGTGCCGGTTTACCCGTAAAGGGGCCGGAAAGCATGACGGCGGAAGAGTATTTGCCGCATATGATGCGCGATAAGAAGGTACTGGCTGGCGAGATGCGGCTGGTTCTTCCGCTGGAAATCGGCAGAGCTGAACTGCGCAGAGGCGTTGCGCATGATATCGTTCTGGCATCCATTCGGGATTGTCAGTAG
- a CDS encoding SPOR domain-containing protein translates to MDEFKPEDELKPDTSDRRPTRSRKASAAPKLPISRQHMMMGIGILVLLLLMLGIGSALKSPDNGHSQGAQQVQNPAGSRGEKSIDLSNSSSMSGQSGQPLSAENSPAGSMQDATPPPISSTPTQAQPVQTPSGQQRVELAGDLNSALSGQQGQVDAAVQDNNTSLPTAAATVAQGAEKPRQAVGSVPAVRGTPSHQQKPAVVHRTTVNKSAEKESKPVASSGKSLSSGKAVAPASHSGSVPGGNFTLQLSSASRADSLNAWAKKQNLNGFHVYKTTRNGQPWYVLVSGSYATSAEAKKAVATLPSEVRAQKPWVKPVSQVKNEANK, encoded by the coding sequence ATGGACGAGTTTAAGCCGGAAGACGAGTTGAAACCTGACACCAGTGACCGTCGTCCGACGCGATCACGTAAAGCGTCTGCCGCCCCAAAATTGCCGATCTCCCGTCAACATATGATGATGGGCATTGGCATCCTGGTGCTGTTGTTGCTGATGCTGGGCATTGGGTCGGCGCTAAAATCACCGGACAATGGCCACAGCCAGGGTGCACAACAGGTGCAAAACCCTGCGGGCAGTCGCGGTGAGAAGAGTATCGATCTTTCCAATAGCTCGTCGATGAGCGGGCAGTCCGGCCAGCCGTTATCCGCTGAAAACAGTCCCGCAGGCTCAATGCAGGATGCGACACCTCCTCCGATCTCTTCTACCCCCACTCAGGCACAGCCCGTACAGACGCCCTCTGGGCAACAGCGTGTCGAGTTGGCGGGCGATCTGAATAGCGCCTTGAGCGGTCAACAGGGCCAGGTAGATGCTGCGGTACAGGACAACAACACCTCGCTGCCAACGGCAGCGGCAACGGTCGCGCAAGGGGCCGAAAAACCGCGTCAGGCTGTCGGTAGTGTACCGGCCGTGCGCGGTACGCCGTCACATCAGCAGAAACCAGCCGTGGTGCATCGCACCACCGTGAACAAATCGGCGGAGAAAGAAAGTAAGCCTGTTGCATCGTCTGGGAAAAGCTTGTCTTCTGGCAAAGCAGTGGCGCCAGCCAGCCATAGCGGCAGCGTACCGGGCGGTAATTTTACACTACAGCTAAGCAGTGCTTCCCGGGCCGACTCGCTCAACGCCTGGGCCAAAAAGCAAAATCTGAACGGTTTTCACGTCTATAAAACCACGCGTAATGGCCAGCCATGGTATGTGCTGGTAAGCGGCTCTTACGCGACCTCTGCGGAGGCTAAAAAAGCCGTTGCGACGCTACCGTCAGAGGTTCGTGCCCAGAAGCCGTGGGTAAAACCGGTTAGTCAGGTTAAAAACGAAGCGAATAAATAA
- the dam gene encoding adenine-specific DNA-methyltransferase yields MKKNRAFLKWAGGKYPLLDDIKSHLPEGDCLIEPFVGAGSVFLNTQYPRYILADINSDLINLYIIVKERTDEFVLDARALFTPETNDADVYYVYRKEFNQCRDAYRRAVLFLYLNRHCYNGLCRYNLSGEFNVPFGRYRKPYFPQEELYWFAERAQNATFVCESYDVTLGKARQGSVVYCDPPYAPLSATANFTAYHTNSFSMAEQQHLAELAVRLAQESGITVLISNHDTPLTRQWYQGATTLQEIKVRRSISRSGDSRSKVNELLALYTGR; encoded by the coding sequence ATGAAAAAAAATCGCGCTTTTTTGAAGTGGGCTGGTGGCAAATATCCGTTACTTGATGATATCAAAAGCCATCTCCCGGAAGGAGACTGCCTTATCGAGCCGTTCGTCGGTGCCGGATCGGTGTTCCTCAATACGCAATATCCACGTTACATTCTTGCTGATATCAACAGCGACCTGATTAATCTCTACATTATCGTTAAAGAACGTACCGACGAATTTGTCCTCGATGCGCGCGCGCTCTTTACCCCGGAAACCAACGATGCCGACGTCTACTACGTCTACCGGAAAGAGTTTAATCAGTGCCGCGATGCCTATCGCCGCGCAGTGCTGTTCTTGTATCTTAACCGCCACTGTTACAACGGTTTGTGCCGCTATAACCTGAGCGGAGAGTTCAACGTCCCGTTTGGCCGCTACCGTAAACCTTATTTCCCGCAGGAAGAACTGTACTGGTTTGCTGAGCGTGCGCAAAATGCGACCTTTGTCTGTGAATCTTACGATGTTACGCTAGGTAAAGCGCGTCAGGGGTCGGTTGTCTACTGTGATCCTCCCTATGCGCCGCTTTCTGCGACGGCGAACTTTACCGCTTATCATACCAATAGCTTCAGCATGGCCGAGCAGCAGCATCTGGCAGAACTGGCCGTTCGGCTGGCACAGGAGAGTGGTATCACCGTGCTGATCTCCAACCACGATACGCCGCTGACCCGTCAGTGGTATCAGGGCGCGACGACGCTGCAGGAAATTAAAGTACGTCGTTCGATCAGCCGAAGCGGCGACAGTCGTAGTAAGGTCAATGAACTACTGGCTTTGTATACTGGCCGGTGA
- a CDS encoding PilN domain-containing protein: MVWVNLLPWRRAELKKRWSFWRLIVGGLLLILIAGLCCGQCQRWLNQQHVTTLALWNTALKSAVALWGQMQSASQQSTRLQRQLEQQQRRQRQWDLWLSFARTLGHDFPADVWLYTLRKTPLGLEVQGATRRIGALHQLRDGLRASPLFDAVRLQQVERVKRGEMTFTLQARLVVSGMPNDE, encoded by the coding sequence ATGGTTTGGGTAAACTTGTTGCCCTGGCGGCGTGCAGAGCTGAAAAAACGCTGGTCCTTCTGGCGGCTGATTGTGGGGGGGCTGCTGCTAATCCTGATCGCCGGGCTTTGCTGTGGTCAGTGTCAGCGATGGCTGAATCAGCAGCATGTCACGACGTTGGCATTGTGGAATACGGCATTAAAAAGCGCTGTGGCTCTGTGGGGCCAGATGCAGAGTGCTTCCCAGCAATCCACCCGCCTGCAACGGCAGTTGGAGCAGCAGCAGCGTCGTCAACGGCAGTGGGATCTGTGGCTGAGCTTTGCCCGTACGCTGGGGCACGATTTTCCGGCAGACGTATGGCTGTATACATTGCGTAAAACCCCTCTTGGCCTGGAAGTGCAGGGAGCGACTCGCCGTATCGGTGCATTACACCAGCTACGCGATGGATTACGTGCCAGCCCGCTGTTCGACGCGGTGAGGCTGCAACAGGTTGAGCGCGTCAAAAGGGGAGAAATGACATTCACACTGCAGGCCCGGCTGGTCGTTTCCGGAATGCCCAATGATGAATAA
- the hofQ gene encoding DNA uptake porin HofQ, whose amino-acid sequence MLRIICLWMALITPLSAAQAPLSLAFDDAPVAQVLQALADYQQLNLMVAPGVKGTLSLRLKDVSWRQALRLVAKLGKLDMEQQENVLLAFPEGWQQEEQRKTAARLEAQEQMLPLFNRSLTLVHADAAAVNTSLQNERTRLMSARGSVTLDSRTNSLLLRDTEKALTQTERWIRQLDVPLAQIELAAQIVTISEESLREMGVTWGMSGEAQVSDALRTSQLRVELATGRPAGVAGFTLAKLDGRLLALELSALESEHQADIIASPRLFTSHQQTASIKQGTEIPYEVSTGNSGSTTMEFKEAMLGMEVTPVVQPNGRILLKLHISQNVPGRNMRSGENEVLTIDKQEIDTQVILKDGQTLALGGIFQQQSESGRTKVPWLGDIPLLGALFRHDVRQQKRRELVIFITPRLIRSD is encoded by the coding sequence ATGCTCAGGATAATTTGTCTGTGGATGGCGTTAATTACCCCTTTGTCAGCAGCGCAGGCCCCGTTAAGCCTGGCTTTTGACGATGCCCCGGTGGCCCAGGTACTACAGGCATTGGCAGACTACCAGCAGCTTAACCTGATGGTGGCTCCTGGCGTAAAAGGCACACTTTCCTTGCGGCTAAAAGATGTTTCCTGGCGGCAGGCACTGCGGCTGGTGGCCAAGCTCGGCAAGCTCGATATGGAACAGCAGGAAAATGTGTTACTGGCATTTCCCGAAGGCTGGCAACAGGAGGAGCAACGCAAAACGGCAGCCCGGCTGGAAGCACAGGAACAGATGCTGCCGCTATTTAATCGGAGCCTGACGCTGGTACATGCAGATGCAGCAGCGGTCAATACCAGCTTACAAAACGAGCGTACAAGATTAATGTCGGCGCGCGGCAGCGTCACTTTGGACAGCCGTACCAACAGCCTTTTGCTGCGCGATACCGAGAAAGCGCTCACGCAAACCGAACGCTGGATACGTCAACTGGATGTGCCGTTGGCGCAAATCGAGCTGGCGGCGCAGATTGTTACCATCAGTGAAGAGAGCCTTCGTGAGATGGGGGTAACCTGGGGAATGAGCGGCGAAGCACAGGTGTCTGATGCGCTGCGCACCAGCCAGCTGCGTGTGGAACTCGCCACGGGCCGGCCTGCCGGGGTTGCCGGTTTTACCCTGGCAAAACTGGATGGTCGCCTGTTAGCGCTGGAATTGAGCGCTTTAGAGAGTGAGCACCAGGCCGATATTATCGCCAGTCCGAGGCTTTTTACTTCACATCAGCAGACGGCAAGTATTAAGCAAGGTACTGAAATTCCATACGAAGTATCAACCGGTAACAGCGGCTCTACCACGATGGAGTTCAAGGAGGCAATGCTGGGAATGGAGGTGACGCCTGTGGTACAGCCCAACGGACGGATCCTACTAAAACTGCATATTTCTCAGAATGTCCCTGGGCGCAATATGCGTAGTGGGGAGAATGAGGTACTGACTATTGATAAGCAGGAGATTGACACGCAGGTGATACTGAAGGATGGTCAGACGCTGGCGTTGGGCGGAATATTTCAGCAGCAGAGCGAATCCGGCAGGACAAAAGTTCCCTGGCTGGGGGATATCCCTCTACTGGGCGCCCTGTTTCGCCACGATGTTCGCCAGCAAAAAAGACGCGAACTGGTGATCTTTATCACGCCGCGTCTCATCCGTAGTGATTGA
- the aroK gene encoding shikimate kinase AroK, producing MAEKRNIFLVGPMGAGKSTIGRQLAQQLNMEFFDSDQEIERRTGADVGWVFDVEGEEGFRDREEKIINELTEKQGIVLATGGGSVKSRETRNRLSARGVVVYLETTIEKQLARTQRDKKRPLLQVESPPREVLEALADERNPLYDEIADVTIRTDDQSAKVVANQIINMLEKS from the coding sequence ATGGCAGAGAAACGCAATATCTTTCTGGTTGGGCCTATGGGTGCCGGCAAAAGCACTATTGGGCGACAGTTAGCTCAACAACTCAACATGGAATTTTTCGATTCCGATCAAGAAATTGAGCGACGTACCGGAGCGGATGTGGGCTGGGTTTTTGACGTCGAAGGCGAAGAAGGCTTTCGCGATCGCGAAGAAAAAATCATCAATGAACTCACTGAAAAGCAGGGCATTGTGCTGGCGACAGGTGGCGGTTCCGTCAAGTCGCGCGAAACGCGCAATCGTCTCTCCGCTCGTGGCGTAGTTGTCTATCTTGAAACGACTATCGAAAAACAACTGGCGCGCACTCAGCGTGACAAAAAACGTCCGCTGTTGCAGGTGGAATCTCCACCACGTGAAGTACTGGAAGCTTTAGCTGATGAACGCAATCCTCTGTATGACGAGATTGCTGATGTCACTATCCGCACTGACGATCAAAGTGCCAAGGTAGTGGCTAATCAGATTATCAATATGTTGGAAAAGAGCTGA
- a CDS encoding HofO family protein, with protein sequence MNNRWLMAWLQLEPGWLRLTSFCGGALLLTFLLWYGWLYPARRQQQQQEQQLHQHILQYQQQLRSLAVLPPLTVSQRRVNCLQRLLLPATAVDLSLPALLLTSGAELEYWHPTEHGGKLAVTLQWPQFAGLLNYLSELRPVPAFPAFSLKREEAKLRLMMELIDES encoded by the coding sequence ATGAATAATCGCTGGCTGATGGCCTGGCTTCAGCTGGAACCGGGGTGGTTACGTCTGACCAGCTTCTGTGGGGGGGCTCTGCTGCTCACGTTTCTGTTGTGGTACGGCTGGCTTTATCCGGCACGGCGTCAGCAGCAGCAGCAGGAACAGCAGCTGCACCAGCACATCCTTCAATATCAGCAGCAGCTACGGTCGCTGGCCGTATTACCACCGCTGACCGTTTCTCAGCGGCGGGTGAACTGTTTACAACGGCTGTTGCTGCCGGCGACAGCGGTAGATCTCTCTCTGCCTGCTCTGCTCCTTACCAGCGGCGCGGAGTTAGAGTACTGGCATCCGACCGAACACGGTGGAAAACTGGCCGTCACCCTACAATGGCCCCAGTTTGCCGGGCTACTGAACTATCTCTCTGAGTTGCGGCCGGTGCCCGCTTTTCCCGCGTTCAGCCTCAAGCGTGAAGAGGCGAAGCTGCGCCTGATGATGGAGCTGATTGATGAAAGCTAA
- a CDS encoding phosphoglycolate phosphatase: MGHFTDYRALAFDLDGTLTDSAPGLASAVDGALTELNLPAAGVARVSTWIGNGADILIERALSWALGHAPQADLLREGRQLLDKHYANSADGGSQLYPGVKETLASLAERAVPMALVTNKPTPFVAPLLQSLGIADYFSLVIGGDDVVAKKPHPAPLFLVLGQMGLLPGELVFVGDSRNDILAAQAAGCPCIGMTYGYNYGESIVASQPDLTLDHFNDLLPALGL; encoded by the coding sequence ATGGGGCATTTCACTGATTACCGTGCGCTGGCTTTCGATCTGGACGGTACGCTGACAGACAGCGCACCGGGACTTGCCAGCGCCGTAGACGGTGCGTTAACCGAGTTAAACCTGCCCGCCGCTGGCGTTGCGCGCGTGTCGACCTGGATTGGTAACGGCGCAGATATTCTTATCGAGCGCGCATTGAGCTGGGCGCTGGGCCATGCCCCACAGGCTGATTTACTGCGTGAAGGCCGCCAGCTGCTGGACAAACATTACGCGAACAGTGCGGACGGCGGTAGCCAGCTTTATCCGGGGGTAAAAGAGACGCTTGCCTCGCTGGCTGAACGCGCCGTGCCTATGGCTCTGGTCACTAACAAGCCCACCCCTTTTGTCGCTCCGCTGCTGCAGTCGCTGGGTATTGCTGACTATTTCTCACTGGTGATCGGTGGCGATGATGTGGTGGCGAAGAAGCCGCACCCGGCGCCGCTGTTCCTGGTGCTTGGCCAAATGGGCCTGTTGCCGGGTGAGCTGGTGTTTGTTGGTGATTCACGGAATGATATTCTGGCGGCACAGGCGGCGGGATGTCCCTGTATCGGCATGACTTATGGCTATAACTACGGCGAGTCAATCGTCGCCAGCCAGCCTGACCTCACACTCGATCATTTTAACGATTTGTTGCCCGCACTCGGGCTGTAA
- a CDS encoding HofP DNA utilization family protein — protein sequence MKAKLACALLTLMMFYSRARDPFFPAPAGHCQPLTGADSAWRLLGVIGKSGHYDAWLTDSAGAALRLKTGNLLPGTVWRIARIDARSATLIPFKDCLPPQRLALKGQYDAQDNLSVDGVNYPFVSSAGPVKPGF from the coding sequence ATGAAAGCTAAACTCGCCTGCGCGCTACTGACGCTGATGATGTTTTATAGCCGGGCGCGTGACCCCTTTTTCCCTGCCCCAGCCGGCCATTGTCAACCTCTCACCGGTGCAGATAGCGCCTGGCGCTTATTGGGAGTCATCGGCAAATCGGGACATTATGATGCCTGGCTCACCGACTCCGCAGGGGCTGCGTTACGGCTTAAGACCGGCAATCTACTGCCCGGAACAGTATGGCGAATCGCCCGCATTGACGCGCGCAGCGCTACCCTCATCCCATTTAAGGATTGCCTGCCGCCGCAGCGGCTGGCGCTAAAAGGACAATACGATGCTCAGGATAATTTGTCTGTGGATGGCGTTAATTACCCCTTTGTCAGCAGCGCAGGCCCCGTTAAGCCTGGCTTTTGA
- the pilM gene encoding pilus assembly protein PilM — protein MAFKTWQVGLDIQNGQLCALGIQRHRNGWQLRHWWQHTLPQDTLRNGLVQRPDALVPLLQRWRRQLPGRISLRVGFPPQLVMQRQLAPPPTALREPDRSRYIIAAARRFFPIAPEELALDYRTSGDEAGSLYVTAARQEALQSWLDCLQQVSLTPDVLELTPAALFALARTLGLEASAALVHRLSDHWLWYAPQQNDRPWGWCPLAEAQDFTQLQRRFLPHSSTVWYSSALTEAVPAGTRALAPLSVLRSYQPPLPACDGAFALATGLALRPEDC, from the coding sequence ATGGCTTTTAAGACATGGCAAGTCGGGCTGGATATTCAAAACGGGCAGCTTTGTGCTCTGGGCATCCAGCGCCATCGCAACGGCTGGCAGCTGCGTCACTGGTGGCAGCATACGTTGCCGCAAGATACGTTAAGAAATGGCCTGGTGCAACGTCCGGACGCCCTCGTGCCATTACTCCAACGCTGGCGTAGGCAATTACCTGGCCGGATCTCGTTGCGGGTTGGCTTTCCACCGCAGCTGGTGATGCAGCGCCAGCTTGCCCCGCCGCCAACAGCGCTACGTGAACCGGATCGTAGCCGCTATATTATAGCCGCCGCGCGCCGATTTTTCCCCATAGCGCCCGAAGAGCTGGCCTTAGACTACCGCACAAGCGGTGATGAGGCGGGCTCGCTGTACGTCACTGCGGCCCGTCAGGAGGCCCTGCAAAGCTGGCTGGACTGCCTGCAGCAGGTCTCACTCACGCCTGACGTGCTCGAGCTAACCCCGGCAGCATTGTTCGCACTGGCCCGGACACTGGGGCTGGAGGCATCTGCCGCGTTGGTGCATCGGCTAAGCGATCACTGGCTATGGTATGCGCCTCAGCAAAACGATCGGCCCTGGGGCTGGTGCCCACTTGCCGAAGCGCAGGACTTCACCCAGCTGCAACGGCGCTTTTTGCCTCATAGCAGTACCGTTTGGTACAGCTCAGCGCTGACGGAAGCGGTGCCAGCGGGCACCCGTGCGCTGGCACCGCTCAGCGTTTTGCGCAGCTACCAGCCACCTTTACCTGCCTGTGACGGGGCTTTTGCCCTGGCGACAGGACTGGCGCTGCGCCCGGAGGACTGCTGA